One Campylobacter concisus DNA window includes the following coding sequences:
- a CDS encoding diguanylate cyclase domain-containing protein yields the protein MQKNSAKPVLQIFKRFYVKIALLLFAFIFLSLFVIFAGINDIKYEISTLNLITRNNIVSTFVEVKDNITTKARLIANGVEPFYEDTVVSKFYAAFYVIAKDNSLLYERKFEGAFELHNYDISWFSDIKAGEFRLSDRFYKNRRFKDIYIAYGLKNGNKILVQLNQNLLKNKVDTGYNKNLGAYVFLVDKDGNLSRDEFYRKFIKEDFNKYISQGGEFKSDKIIFILKDMNFYKISYLEEQKLFVITGSSRQAQIFIQLVLVVLSFLCFVTFSILWLRDNSYIKDKILSPFTRIALFAADKSKPTNEEFDIKEFISLNNSIKKLYEDRDKAYETAQSYESRFGYVFEKSFLKIVVFDAYTGVITDISNALLENLGYKKDDVADLNIKELLEDESKNLAENRENAINNDLSYEAKLRHKNGEIIDVLATQSSFELENTRLNFILIKDITQEKMTQRNDDIIKSYVFLSPNVIAIASAQEPFLIIQSTNNVERIFNVQSQGLINLEDIIASEDFDSFKAAVLASKKAFLQASFKNEELNFIANMTNAYGKKIPFKIKAKFIDAEGQKVIYSFTDLSDMLKLQERFEKQSKESKALLWASEANVFTWDKRSDMLNISDELSKILGTQSTLNFEQAKSVFVDEFDSFYSFFESLRDAQTYIKDIKLYSIDKEILHFRLRAKALEYDEFGEVSLIKGTLRDLSLEDSFFVCQDLLAKIFSFSKEEVVLLDEEMRVIDANDAFFESAGAKDSVYLKDITFIKQGLSDIKHQIIETINQGGSWSGKVWSENNKNKSKLEVIEILPLIDASEKRTGYIMLAMLANNEAQNEKYLEFIAYHDPLTKLPNRFLLYNKLNSLIQKNEQKIAVVYLDIDDFKGINDNFGHQIGDKFLVAISEKIGAMFNGKNIFARIGGDEFVGVINYENLGEVYEIAQNMLRLASDEVKIDELKLKASASIGIALADSELGADDVLQRADWAMYQAKISGKNRSYTFDAKKDVYFKSQYEDGSKILKALDAGEMFLEFQPEISFSTGETLSFEALIRWRKDGEIIYPSDFLPLIKTSSASSNIALFTIKEALLARKMWLENGISAKVRVNLSVKKLFTEEFWHKFKAIFDEDKSLDPTGLIIDVIDAATATNLEVLEIYVRKYKELGIHFSLDDFASYSSSIEALGMLKTNRFNIDNKFCKHIFNSKEALESINMIRFVADKFGLNATIKNIDDKRTLEFLLGLGFDKFQGNIFSLALLAKDAASFKFERPYLHIKDYKNSENFELFKGLVVLKELANEVIANLNQDDKLAQSLKQKIEDEIKNIGKFNQEISINLSKLASSSDSGELYNLAMSIIKECDINLGFSKEIRVE from the coding sequence ATGCAAAAAAATAGCGCTAAACCAGTTTTGCAGATTTTTAAGAGGTTTTATGTAAAGATTGCACTACTTCTTTTTGCCTTCATCTTTCTTTCACTTTTTGTCATATTTGCTGGCATAAACGATATAAAATATGAAATTTCAACGCTAAATTTAATCACTAGAAACAATATCGTGAGTACATTTGTAGAGGTAAAAGACAATATCACCACAAAGGCAAGACTCATAGCAAACGGCGTAGAGCCATTTTATGAAGATACTGTTGTAAGTAAATTCTACGCCGCTTTTTACGTGATAGCAAAAGACAACTCCTTGCTTTATGAGCGTAAATTTGAGGGTGCTTTTGAGTTACACAACTACGATATCTCGTGGTTTTCAGATATAAAAGCAGGCGAGTTTAGGCTCTCTGATAGATTTTATAAAAATAGACGCTTTAAAGATATCTACATAGCTTACGGGCTAAAAAATGGCAATAAAATTCTCGTTCAGCTAAATCAAAATCTTTTAAAAAATAAGGTCGATACAGGCTACAATAAAAATCTTGGCGCATACGTCTTTTTGGTCGATAAAGATGGCAACCTCTCAAGAGATGAGTTTTATAGAAAATTTATAAAAGAGGACTTTAACAAATACATCTCACAAGGTGGCGAGTTTAAAAGTGACAAGATCATTTTTATACTAAAAGATATGAATTTTTACAAGATCAGCTACCTAGAAGAGCAAAAGCTATTTGTCATAACAGGCTCTAGCAGACAAGCACAGATCTTTATCCAGCTAGTTCTAGTCGTGCTTTCGTTCTTGTGTTTTGTCACATTTAGCATACTTTGGCTACGTGATAACTCATATATAAAAGATAAAATTCTCTCTCCATTTACTAGGATCGCTCTTTTTGCGGCAGATAAAAGTAAGCCAACTAATGAAGAATTTGACATAAAAGAATTTATCTCACTAAATAACAGCATCAAAAAACTCTACGAAGATAGAGATAAAGCTTACGAGACGGCACAAAGCTACGAGAGTAGATTTGGCTATGTCTTTGAAAAGAGCTTTTTAAAGATCGTGGTCTTTGACGCTTATACTGGCGTCATCACGGACATTAGCAACGCTCTTTTAGAAAATCTAGGCTACAAAAAAGATGACGTAGCAGATCTAAATATCAAAGAGCTACTTGAAGATGAGTCTAAAAATTTAGCAGAAAATAGAGAAAACGCTATCAATAATGATCTATCTTATGAAGCTAAGCTAAGGCATAAAAATGGCGAGATAATCGACGTTTTAGCAACCCAAAGTAGCTTTGAGCTAGAAAACACAAGGCTAAATTTCATACTCATAAAAGATATCACTCAAGAAAAGATGACGCAAAGAAATGACGATATCATCAAAAGCTACGTCTTTTTATCGCCAAATGTCATTGCTATCGCTTCGGCACAAGAGCCATTTTTGATCATCCAAAGCACAAACAATGTCGAGAGAATTTTTAACGTCCAAAGCCAAGGTCTCATAAATTTAGAAGATATCATCGCAAGCGAGGACTTTGATAGCTTTAAAGCTGCCGTGCTAGCAAGTAAAAAAGCCTTTTTACAAGCAAGCTTTAAAAATGAAGAGCTAAATTTCATAGCAAATATGACAAACGCTTATGGCAAGAAAATTCCATTTAAGATAAAGGCTAAATTTATCGATGCAGAAGGGCAAAAGGTCATCTACTCATTTACCGATCTTAGCGATATGCTAAAGCTTCAAGAGAGATTTGAAAAACAAAGCAAAGAGAGCAAAGCACTGCTTTGGGCGAGTGAGGCAAATGTCTTTACTTGGGATAAAAGAAGTGATATGCTCAACATCTCAGACGAGCTGAGTAAAATTCTTGGCACGCAAAGCACTCTAAATTTCGAGCAAGCAAAGTCGGTCTTTGTTGATGAATTTGATAGTTTTTATAGCTTTTTTGAGAGCTTAAGAGACGCTCAAACATACATCAAAGATATCAAGCTTTACAGTATAGATAAAGAAATTTTACACTTTAGACTAAGGGCAAAAGCGCTTGAATACGACGAATTTGGCGAAGTAAGCTTGATAAAAGGCACGTTAAGAGATCTTAGCCTAGAAGATAGCTTCTTTGTCTGCCAAGACCTGCTTGCAAAAATTTTCTCATTTAGCAAAGAAGAGGTCGTCTTGCTTGATGAAGAGATGAGGGTTATTGACGCAAATGACGCATTTTTTGAAAGTGCAGGCGCAAAAGATAGCGTATATCTAAAAGATATCACCTTTATAAAGCAAGGCTTAAGCGATATAAAACACCAGATCATAGAGACTATAAACCAAGGCGGCTCGTGGAGTGGCAAGGTTTGGAGTGAAAATAATAAAAATAAGAGCAAGCTTGAAGTCATAGAAATTTTACCACTTATCGATGCGAGCGAGAAAAGAACTGGCTACATCATGCTCGCAATGCTTGCAAATAACGAAGCTCAAAATGAGAAATATCTAGAATTTATCGCATATCACGATCCGCTCACAAAGCTACCAAATAGATTTTTACTCTACAACAAGCTAAATTCTCTCATACAAAAAAATGAACAAAAAATAGCCGTCGTCTACCTTGATATAGATGATTTTAAGGGCATAAACGACAACTTCGGCCACCAAATAGGCGATAAATTTTTAGTAGCTATCTCTGAAAAAATAGGCGCTATGTTTAATGGCAAAAATATCTTTGCAAGGATAGGCGGAGATGAGTTTGTAGGAGTTATAAACTACGAAAATTTAGGTGAAGTCTATGAGATAGCGCAAAATATGCTAAGGCTAGCTTCAGATGAAGTAAAGATAGATGAGCTAAAACTAAAAGCAAGCGCTAGCATAGGCATAGCCTTGGCTGATAGTGAGCTTGGGGCTGATGATGTGCTACAAAGAGCCGACTGGGCGATGTACCAAGCCAAGATAAGTGGCAAAAACAGAAGCTATACATTTGATGCGAAAAAAGATGTCTATTTTAAGAGCCAATACGAAGATGGCTCAAAAATTTTAAAAGCGCTTGACGCTGGTGAGATGTTTTTAGAATTTCAACCAGAGATCAGCTTTAGCACGGGAGAGACTTTAAGTTTTGAAGCGCTTATTAGATGGAGAAAAGATGGCGAGATCATCTATCCAAGCGACTTTTTACCACTTATAAAGACAAGTAGCGCATCGAGCAATATCGCTTTATTTACGATAAAAGAGGCGCTTTTAGCTAGAAAAATGTGGCTAGAAAATGGCATAAGCGCAAAGGTTCGCGTAAATTTAAGCGTTAAAAAGCTCTTTACAGAAGAATTTTGGCATAAATTTAAAGCGATATTTGATGAGGATAAAAGCCTTGATCCAACTGGGCTTATCATCGACGTTATTGACGCTGCAACAGCTACAAATTTAGAAGTTTTAGAAATTTATGTGAGAAAGTATAAAGAGCTTGGCATACACTTCTCGCTTGACGACTTTGCCTCATACTCAAGCTCGATAGAAGCTCTTGGCATGCTAAAGACAAACCGCTTTAATATAGATAATAAATTTTGCAAGCATATCTTTAACTCAAAAGAGGCGCTTGAGAGCATAAATATGATAAGGTTTGTAGCTGATAAATTTGGACTAAATGCGACTATAAAAAATATCGATGACAAAAGAACGCTTGAGTTTTTACTTGGTCTTGGTTTTGATAAATTTCAAGGTAACATTTTCTCATTGGCACTTTTGGCAAAAGATGCTGCTTCATTTAAATTTGAAAGACCATATCTACACATAAAAGACTATAAAAATAGCGAAAATTTCGAGCTTTTTAAAGGCTTAGTCGTGCTAAAAGAGCTTGCAAATGAAGTGATAGCAAATTTAAATCAAGACGACAAACTAGCACAAAGCCTAAAGCAAAAAATAGAAGATGAGATAAAAAATATAGGTAAATTTAATCAAGAAATTTCTATAAATTTAAGCAAACTAGCAAGCAGTAGCGACAGCGGCGAACTCTATAATCTAGCCATGTCCATCATTAAAGAGTGCGATATAAATTTAGGTTTTAGTAAGGAGATAAGAGTTGAGTGA
- a CDS encoding molybdopterin synthase catalytic subunit translates to MQIYNGSLDVQSITNEWYDKFKDKNCGALITFVGIVREEGGISALSFDIYEPILKKWLDAWQERAKKENAYVLFAHSKGDVAVHTSSYVAGVVSPQRKVALRLINEFVEDFKANAPIWKYDVINGERIYAKERSQAINGAGLLA, encoded by the coding sequence ATGCAAATTTATAATGGAAGCTTGGACGTTCAAAGCATCACAAATGAGTGGTATGATAAATTTAAAGATAAAAACTGCGGCGCGCTCATCACTTTTGTGGGCATAGTAAGAGAAGAGGGCGGAATTTCGGCGCTTAGCTTCGATATCTATGAGCCGATCCTTAAAAAATGGCTAGATGCTTGGCAGGAGCGAGCCAAAAAAGAAAATGCCTACGTGCTCTTTGCTCACTCAAAAGGCGACGTGGCGGTGCATACGAGCTCTTATGTAGCTGGAGTTGTTAGCCCTCAAAGAAAGGTCGCGCTAAGGCTTATAAACGAGTTTGTCGAGGACTTTAAAGCAAATGCGCCGATCTGGAAATACGACGTGATAAATGGCGAGAGAATTTACGCCAAAGAGCGTAGCCAAGCGATAAATGGCGCTGGACTTTTGGCATAA
- the yedF gene encoding sulfurtransferase-like selenium metabolism protein YedF — MTRTIDCRNLECPKPVIMTKNALEGLNEGESLEIIVNALAPKENISRFLKNQNIEFSLESNGNETKILAIKGKSALELTNFDEFVCDITPKNEKVLYLNEERAGSGEVGINLLSKFLGALLQVEKKPKIIICVNNAVKMTTNRSHPSFKPLKDLEAAGVQILSCGSCLEAYKLVSDLAVGEISNAYEIIDILSTHEQIKL; from the coding sequence ATGACAAGAACAATTGATTGTAGAAATTTAGAGTGCCCAAAACCAGTCATCATGACTAAAAACGCACTAGAGGGCTTAAACGAGGGCGAAAGCTTAGAGATCATCGTAAATGCTTTGGCGCCAAAAGAGAATATCTCGAGATTTTTGAAAAATCAAAATATAGAATTTAGCCTAGAAAGCAATGGTAATGAGACTAAAATTTTAGCCATCAAGGGCAAAAGCGCACTTGAGCTTACAAATTTTGACGAATTTGTCTGCGACATAACACCAAAAAATGAAAAAGTGCTCTATCTAAACGAAGAGCGCGCAGGTAGCGGCGAAGTTGGCATAAATTTGCTATCAAAATTCCTAGGCGCACTTCTTCAAGTAGAGAAAAAACCAAAGATAATCATCTGCGTAAATAACGCCGTTAAGATGACGACAAACCGCTCACATCCAAGCTTTAAGCCACTTAAAGATCTTGAAGCTGCTGGCGTTCAAATTTTAAGCTGCGGAAGCTGCTTGGAGGCTTATAAACTAGTAAGCGATCTTGCAGTTGGCGAAATTTCAAACGCTTATGAGATCATCGACATACTCTCAACTCACGAGCAAATCAAACTATGA
- a CDS encoding MoaD/ThiS family protein: MVEIEFLGPIGLESIKVEAKNLGEVKAALSEKEELKKWLNICAVAVNDEIVSDINFALKSGDKISILPPVCGG, translated from the coding sequence GTGGTAGAGATCGAATTTCTTGGGCCTATCGGGCTTGAGAGTATAAAAGTAGAAGCAAAAAATTTAGGCGAGGTAAAAGCGGCTTTAAGCGAGAAAGAAGAGCTTAAAAAGTGGCTAAATATCTGCGCTGTGGCTGTAAATGACGAGATCGTAAGCGATATAAATTTCGCTCTTAAATCAGGCGATAAAATTTCTATATTGCCGCCAGTTTGTGGAGGCTAA
- a CDS encoding formate dehydrogenase subunit gamma, with protein MTRILTLLFTLSVAAMAIEGPTGVNQYDSTIWAAQRIENIKPYEHGWGPIFTFIQGNDYFAIAALSIILAVIGAFVLHFLIIGPKHFSHEGKKVFAFSLIERIAHGLAAISWIILVPTGIIIMWGAELGGGTFVRFCRYLHDIATIIFAISVLPMLFAWTIRMLPAVYDIRWMMIVGGYLSKKKRPVPAGKFNAGQKAWYWIAIPGGIVMIITGAIMYFMDFKEPAVASWFGIQQIDLLRYSVVIHNCLGIVCAVFFLVHIYMAAIAIHGAIWSMITGYKEEEEVYVLHHYWYQELVKKNKIPVSDYEKSYTNLK; from the coding sequence ATGACGAGAATTCTTACTCTACTTTTTACATTGTCTGTTGCGGCAATGGCCATTGAGGGACCAACTGGCGTCAATCAATATGACAGCACCATTTGGGCAGCACAGAGGATAGAAAATATCAAGCCTTATGAGCATGGCTGGGGCCCGATATTTACTTTTATACAAGGCAACGACTACTTCGCGATAGCTGCACTTTCTATCATTTTAGCTGTTATCGGCGCGTTCGTGCTACACTTCTTGATCATCGGACCAAAACACTTTAGTCATGAGGGCAAAAAAGTATTTGCATTTTCACTAATCGAACGCATAGCTCACGGTTTAGCTGCGATCTCTTGGATCATCTTAGTACCAACTGGTATCATCATCATGTGGGGCGCAGAGCTAGGTGGTGGCACATTTGTGCGTTTCTGTAGATACTTGCACGATATAGCGACTATTATATTTGCTATTTCTGTGCTTCCTATGTTATTTGCTTGGACTATCAGAATGCTTCCAGCTGTTTATGATATCAGATGGATGATGATAGTTGGTGGTTATCTATCAAAGAAGAAAAGACCAGTCCCAGCTGGTAAATTTAACGCAGGACAAAAAGCATGGTACTGGATCGCTATCCCTGGTGGTATCGTGATGATCATCACTGGTGCTATCATGTACTTCATGGATTTTAAAGAGCCAGCAGTTGCTAGTTGGTTTGGTATCCAACAAATCGATCTTTTAAGATATAGCGTAGTTATCCACAACTGCCTTGGCATCGTCTGTGCGGTATTTTTCCTAGTTCATATCTATATGGCTGCGATCGCTATACATGGCGCTATCTGGTCGATGATCACTGGATACAAAGAAGAAGAAGAGGTCTATGTACTTCACCACTACTGGTATCAAGAGCTTGTTAAGAAAAACAAGATCCCAGTATCTGACTACGAAAAATCTTACACAAATTTAAAATAA
- the selD gene encoding selenide, water dikinase SelD, producing the protein MIYHDKKLTQFVKAAGUAAKLDPSGLHKTISSLNLSHPNLLSSIGSNEDASVFKLSDDLALVQTLDFITPVVNDPFIYGQIAAANSLSDVFAMGGEVINALNIVGFDSCNLAPEILGEILQGGADKVRECGGVIVGGHTIETQQMYYGLSATGKVSPQNFWANNTAEVGNVLILTKPLGSGILSTAIKADLLSMEQINEVAGIMAQLNFYALKALSGIKVYAATDVTGFGFLGHLSEMLNDKISFNVFEKDVPVIASAKEFADMGIIPEGSYKNREFAKHFVSKEADIVLFDAQTSGGLLLAVSENDASLALSRLKEAGYEHSAIIAEAIQKGEFDIFLN; encoded by the coding sequence ATGATCTATCACGACAAAAAGCTTACGCAGTTCGTTAAAGCCGCTGGTTGAGCTGCTAAGCTTGACCCGTCGGGTCTTCACAAAACGATTAGTAGTTTAAATTTATCTCATCCAAACCTGCTCTCAAGCATCGGCTCAAACGAAGATGCGAGCGTTTTCAAGCTCTCAGATGATCTAGCACTCGTTCAGACGCTTGACTTTATCACGCCAGTAGTCAATGACCCATTTATCTACGGTCAGATCGCTGCTGCAAATAGCCTAAGCGACGTCTTTGCAATGGGTGGCGAGGTGATAAACGCCCTAAATATCGTGGGCTTTGATAGCTGCAACCTTGCACCTGAAATTTTAGGTGAAATTTTGCAAGGTGGAGCCGATAAAGTAAGAGAGTGTGGCGGCGTCATCGTTGGCGGACACACGATAGAGACGCAGCAGATGTATTATGGACTAAGCGCGACTGGCAAGGTGAGCCCACAAAATTTCTGGGCAAACAACACAGCAGAAGTTGGTAACGTTTTGATCCTTACAAAGCCTCTTGGCAGTGGCATCCTAAGCACAGCGATCAAGGCTGATCTACTGAGCATGGAGCAAATAAATGAGGTCGCAGGCATCATGGCTCAGCTAAATTTCTATGCTCTAAAAGCACTAAGTGGCATCAAAGTTTATGCGGCTACCGATGTGACTGGATTTGGATTTTTAGGGCATTTAAGCGAGATGTTAAACGATAAGATCAGCTTTAACGTCTTTGAAAAAGATGTGCCAGTGATCGCAAGCGCGAAAGAATTTGCCGACATGGGCATCATCCCAGAGGGAAGCTACAAAAACCGCGAATTTGCAAAGCATTTTGTGAGCAAAGAGGCTGATATCGTGCTTTTTGATGCGCAAACTTCTGGCGGACTTTTGCTAGCTGTTAGCGAGAACGACGCGAGCTTAGCTCTATCACGCCTAAAAGAGGCTGGCTATGAGCACTCAGCCATCATCGCAGAGGCGATACAAAAAGGCGAGTTTGATATATTTTTAAACTAA
- the nspC gene encoding carboxynorspermidine decarboxylase yields MNEILKSIKTPAYVCEEAKVRKNLELLKHVKEQSGAKILVALKGFAFSGVMDLVGSYLDGATCSGLHEAKFASEYVKGEIHTYSPAFKDEDFDEILKISKHITFNSFAQWQKFKDIALQNGIICGLRVNPEVSLAPTDSYNPCGKFSRLGITRANFKPELLDGITGLHFHALCEESASSLQTVLEAFEEKFGEFIPKMKWINMGGGHHITRADYDVELLIKIIRRFREKYGVEVYLEPGEAVGWQTGFLISSVLDIVHNEKNIAILDTSAEAHMPDTVLMPYRPAVRGESENGKFAYRFGGNTCLAGDIVGLEAGNAEYKFDSELKIGDRVIFEDQIHYTIVKNTTFNGIKLPDLLLLKENGKIKMVRELDYEEYRRRN; encoded by the coding sequence ATGAACGAAATTTTAAAAAGCATAAAAACCCCAGCCTACGTCTGCGAAGAGGCCAAAGTACGTAAAAATTTAGAGCTTTTAAAGCATGTAAAAGAGCAAAGCGGAGCTAAAATTTTAGTAGCGCTCAAAGGCTTTGCATTTAGCGGAGTGATGGACTTGGTGGGCTCTTATCTTGACGGTGCGACTTGCAGTGGGCTTCATGAGGCCAAATTTGCGAGCGAATACGTAAAAGGCGAGATCCACACGTATAGCCCAGCCTTTAAAGATGAGGATTTTGATGAAATTTTAAAAATTTCAAAGCACATCACATTTAACTCTTTTGCGCAGTGGCAAAAATTTAAAGACATTGCCCTGCAAAACGGCATCATCTGCGGCCTAAGGGTCAATCCAGAGGTCTCGCTAGCGCCAACTGATAGCTACAACCCATGCGGTAAATTTAGCAGGCTTGGCATCACAAGGGCAAATTTTAAGCCAGAGCTTCTTGATGGCATCACTGGGCTTCATTTTCACGCGCTTTGCGAGGAGAGTGCTAGCAGCTTGCAGACCGTGCTGGAGGCGTTTGAAGAGAAATTTGGTGAGTTTATACCAAAGATGAAGTGGATAAATATGGGCGGCGGTCACCACATCACGAGGGCTGATTACGACGTGGAGCTGCTTATAAAGATAATTAGGCGCTTTCGCGAAAAATACGGCGTAGAGGTCTATCTGGAGCCAGGCGAAGCGGTGGGCTGGCAGACTGGCTTTTTGATAAGCAGCGTGCTTGACATCGTGCACAACGAGAAAAATATCGCCATCCTTGACACCTCAGCCGAGGCGCACATGCCAGATACCGTACTCATGCCTTACCGCCCAGCCGTTAGAGGCGAGAGTGAAAATGGCAAATTTGCTTATAGATTTGGTGGCAATACCTGCCTAGCTGGCGATATAGTAGGGCTTGAAGCGGGCAATGCGGAGTATAAATTTGATAGTGAGCTTAAAATTGGCGACCGCGTCATCTTTGAAGATCAAATTCACTACACCATCGTGAAAAATACGACATTTAACGGCATAAAACTGCCTGATCTGCTACTTTTAAAAGAAAATGGCAAGATAAAGATGGTTAGAGAGCTAGACTACGAAGAGTATAGGCGCAGAAACTAG
- a CDS encoding DJ-1/PfpI family protein, producing the protein MHLFCLIFDEYETLDLMGPVEFLARVPEMKISYVSFDGGMKRSKQGFFIKTKKLSKMPKESVLLLPGGQGTRTLVNDSEFISRLKECVLASQICLSVCTGSALIARTGELDGLKATSNKRSLEWVKSCGEAVKWQERARWVRAGKFYTASGVAAGMDMALGFISDHFGKELAQKIANETEYNWQKSSKIDKFAKIYGY; encoded by the coding sequence ATGCATCTTTTTTGCCTTATATTTGATGAGTACGAGACGCTTGATCTCATGGGGCCAGTGGAGTTTTTGGCAAGGGTGCCTGAAATGAAGATAAGCTACGTCTCGTTTGATGGCGGGATGAAAAGAAGCAAGCAAGGCTTTTTTATAAAGACCAAAAAGCTTAGCAAGATGCCAAAAGAGAGCGTTTTGCTACTCCCTGGAGGTCAGGGCACAAGGACGCTTGTGAATGATAGTGAGTTTATCTCAAGACTTAAAGAGTGCGTTTTGGCATCTCAAATTTGCCTAAGCGTATGCACTGGCTCAGCGCTAATCGCTCGCACGGGAGAGCTTGACGGACTAAAGGCTACTTCAAATAAAAGATCGCTTGAGTGGGTAAAAAGTTGCGGCGAGGCAGTAAAATGGCAAGAGCGCGCTAGGTGGGTGAGGGCAGGTAAATTTTACACAGCTTCAGGCGTGGCTGCTGGTATGGATATGGCGCTTGGCTTTATAAGTGATCATTTTGGCAAGGAGCTAGCCCAAAAGATCGCAAACGAGACTGAATACAACTGGCAAAAAAGCTCAAAGATAGATAAATTTGCCAAAATTTATGGGTATTAA
- a CDS encoding NAD(P)H-dependent oxidoreductase, with protein sequence MNYLEILKFRHACKIFDESKKIGAGEFDFILEAGRLSPSSTGLEQWDFLVVQNKELREKIKAVSWNQVQITSCSHLVVILAKIKEIKFGSNYVDKMIARRADKDPEAIAARQKFYHDFLLSNFKNDDELTFQWSHEQCMIAATNMMNAAASLGIDSCPIEGFDRHALNEILGLDESEKRVAIIVPFGYRLNPQPEKLRRQRAEVVTWIY encoded by the coding sequence ATGAACTATCTTGAAATTTTAAAATTTCGTCACGCTTGCAAAATTTTTGATGAGAGCAAAAAGATAGGCGCTGGCGAATTTGACTTTATCTTGGAGGCTGGCAGGCTAAGCCCAAGCTCAACTGGGCTTGAGCAGTGGGACTTTTTGGTCGTGCAAAACAAAGAGCTTAGAGAGAAGATAAAAGCTGTTTCGTGGAACCAAGTGCAAATCACCTCTTGCTCGCATTTAGTTGTCATTTTAGCAAAGATCAAAGAGATAAAATTTGGCAGCAACTACGTTGATAAAATGATCGCTAGAAGGGCTGATAAAGACCCTGAAGCTATCGCTGCAAGGCAGAAATTTTATCACGACTTTTTGCTATCAAATTTCAAAAATGACGATGAGCTAACATTTCAGTGGTCACACGAGCAGTGCATGATAGCTGCGACAAATATGATGAACGCAGCCGCAAGCCTTGGCATAGATAGCTGCCCTATCGAAGGCTTTGACAGACACGCTTTAAATGAAATTTTAGGCCTTGATGAGAGCGAAAAAAGAGTGGCTATCATAGTGCCATTTGGCTACCGCCTAAATCCACAACCTGAAAAACTACGCAGACAAAGAGCCGAAGTAGTTACTTGGATCTACTAA
- a CDS encoding molybdate transport repressor produces the protein MITKESKKDVFWALAFGLGLFVFSIVGYFYLDLGTPSLFGVIVGAISTFFCVRKILQNNFFEIDDDGFVIKKGSKNIKFFFKDIDEIAIKSFGDKKKVDALSVKFRKNRLDRDACFGLVQALGDDMIVIFDRYELSQFTLSKELRDRLAKFKDRA, from the coding sequence ATGATAACCAAAGAGAGTAAAAAAGATGTTTTTTGGGCGTTAGCCTTTGGGCTTGGACTCTTTGTCTTTAGCATCGTTGGCTATTTTTATCTTGATCTTGGCACGCCGTCTCTTTTTGGTGTCATCGTTGGCGCCATTTCAACCTTTTTTTGCGTGAGAAAGATCTTGCAAAACAACTTTTTTGAGATAGATGATGATGGATTTGTCATAAAAAAAGGCTCAAAAAATATCAAATTTTTCTTCAAAGATATCGATGAGATCGCCATTAAGAGCTTTGGCGATAAGAAAAAGGTCGATGCGTTAAGTGTTAAATTTAGAAAAAATCGCCTGGATAGAGATGCGTGTTTTGGCTTAGTGCAGGCACTTGGCGATGATATGATCGTCATTTTTGACAGATATGAGCTTTCGCAATTCACACTTTCAAAAGAGCTTCGAGATAGGCTAGCTAAATTTAAAGATAGGGCGTAA